One segment of Streptomyces sp. YIM 121038 DNA contains the following:
- a CDS encoding sugar ABC transporter permease yields the protein MSDLAKTPADQPAAPVDAEPSATPAAAVDPRLLVREQGFAGYWTEFLRKVRGGELGSLPVVVGLIVIALVFQLQNDKFLSASSLANIAVFTSGVGIMSVGIVFVLLLGEIDLSVGSVAGVGAAVWAVLSVNHGWGDWLSVVSAVVCGMVIGVLHGIFFAKVGVPAFVVTLAGFLGWSGLQIWLMGKEGSINTPSGSVVEDLTTHYFADKAAAYGLALVAVLLYAGSQLLDARRRKGAGLPSRPLSEILLRTGVLAVLCFVVAYFLNEPDGARGLPLALVLFLAVLVIADFVVRRTTFGRQVFAVGGNAEAARRAGINVDRVRITVFAISGMLAAFGGLFIASLSGGATKSLGSGNTLMIVIAAAVIGGTSLFGGRGKIWSALLGMLVIQSIQQGLNLEGMASEIQYMITGAVLLAAVVIDSVSRRTQKSAGRA from the coding sequence GTGAGCGACCTCGCCAAGACCCCCGCCGACCAGCCCGCGGCCCCCGTCGACGCCGAGCCGTCGGCGACCCCCGCCGCGGCCGTCGACCCCCGGCTGCTCGTGCGCGAGCAGGGCTTCGCCGGGTACTGGACGGAGTTCCTGCGCAAGGTGCGCGGCGGTGAGCTCGGCTCGCTGCCCGTCGTCGTGGGCCTCATCGTCATCGCCCTGGTCTTCCAGCTGCAGAACGACAAGTTCCTGTCCGCCTCCAGCCTCGCCAACATCGCCGTGTTCACCTCCGGCGTCGGCATCATGTCCGTCGGCATCGTCTTCGTGCTCCTGCTCGGCGAGATCGACCTGTCCGTCGGCTCCGTCGCCGGTGTGGGCGCCGCCGTGTGGGCGGTGCTGAGCGTCAACCACGGCTGGGGCGACTGGCTCTCCGTGGTCAGCGCCGTCGTCTGCGGCATGGTCATCGGCGTCCTGCACGGGATCTTCTTCGCCAAGGTCGGCGTGCCGGCCTTCGTCGTCACCCTCGCGGGCTTCCTCGGCTGGAGCGGCCTGCAGATCTGGCTGATGGGCAAGGAAGGCAGCATCAACACCCCGAGCGGCTCCGTCGTCGAGGACCTCACCACCCACTACTTCGCCGACAAGGCCGCCGCGTACGGCCTCGCGCTCGTCGCCGTCCTGCTCTACGCGGGCTCGCAGCTGCTCGACGCCAGGCGCCGCAAGGGCGCGGGCCTGCCCTCGCGGCCGCTCAGCGAGATCCTGCTGCGCACCGGCGTGCTCGCGGTCCTGTGCTTCGTCGTCGCGTACTTCCTGAACGAGCCGGACGGCGCCCGCGGCCTGCCGCTGGCCCTGGTGCTCTTCCTGGCCGTGCTCGTCATCGCGGACTTCGTGGTCCGCCGCACCACCTTCGGCCGCCAGGTCTTCGCGGTCGGCGGCAACGCGGAGGCCGCGCGGCGCGCGGGCATCAACGTCGACCGCGTACGGATCACCGTCTTCGCGATCTCCGGCATGCTCGCGGCCTTCGGCGGCCTGTTCATCGCGAGCCTGTCCGGCGGCGCGACCAAGAGCCTCGGCAGCGGCAACACCCTGATGATCGTCATCGCGGCGGCCGTCATCGGCGGCACCAGCCTCTTCGGCGGCCGGGGCAAGATCTGGTCCGCGCTGCTCGGCATGCTCGTGATCCAGTCGATCCAGCAGGGTCTGAATCTGGAGGGCATGGCGAGTGAGATCCAGTACATGATCACCGGTGCGGTGCTGCTCGCCGCCGTCGTGATCGACTCGGTCTCCCGGCGCACCCAGAAGTCCGCGGGCCGCGCCTGA
- the ngcE gene encoding N-acetylglucosamine/diacetylchitobiose ABC transporter substrate-binding protein — MGSTSGTPGMSGVGRRDLIKRSAALGLITVPTMGFLSACASGGGDDDEKAKTVKKTKDNPFGVAKDNDLDVFIFKGGYGDEYAKAWEASFEKKYGGDVSHSGEQDVTGKLQPRFNKGNPPDVVDDSGSKKMKLDTLFKDGHLTDLTQLLDAPSIDDPSKKIRDIMLPGTIEQGTFGGKFHALFYVYAAWGLWYSNKLFKKHGWDVPKTWDQLLDIMKDAKSKGIGGLAHQGKYPYYMNIVIMDLIAKTGGMDAVKAIDNLDPKAFVGNDAAERSIEAVYEIVEKGLLMPGTNSLEHTEAQTKWNEYKAVFIPSGSWLENEQAKQTPADFEMTFLPLPLLPDSKMKLHAVRVGADEPFIVPAKAKNVPGGLEFLRRMLSKEGATDFAKKASSLSVLGPEYVDKSVELRPGIKTALAAVDNCPVPERFNFRYSEWYGELDVEIQNATGELMAKRLTPKKWLERCQKAVDKERAKGTDKNKRK, encoded by the coding sequence ATGGGATCCACCTCTGGAACGCCCGGTATGTCCGGCGTCGGCCGCCGCGATCTGATCAAGCGCAGCGCGGCCCTCGGCCTCATCACCGTCCCCACGATGGGCTTCCTGTCCGCCTGCGCCTCCGGCGGCGGTGACGACGACGAGAAGGCCAAGACGGTCAAGAAGACCAAGGACAACCCCTTCGGCGTCGCCAAGGACAACGACCTGGACGTCTTCATCTTCAAGGGCGGCTACGGCGACGAGTACGCCAAGGCGTGGGAGGCGTCCTTCGAGAAGAAGTACGGCGGCGACGTCTCCCACAGCGGCGAGCAGGACGTGACCGGAAAGCTCCAGCCCCGCTTCAACAAGGGCAATCCGCCGGACGTCGTCGACGACTCCGGGTCGAAGAAGATGAAGCTCGACACGCTGTTCAAGGACGGCCATCTGACCGACCTCACGCAGCTGCTCGACGCGCCGTCCATCGACGACCCGAGCAAGAAGATCCGGGACATCATGCTGCCCGGCACCATCGAACAGGGCACGTTCGGCGGGAAGTTCCACGCGCTGTTCTACGTCTACGCGGCCTGGGGCCTCTGGTACTCCAACAAGCTCTTCAAGAAGCACGGTTGGGACGTGCCCAAGACCTGGGACCAGCTCCTGGACATCATGAAGGACGCCAAGTCCAAGGGCATCGGCGGCCTCGCCCACCAGGGCAAGTACCCGTACTACATGAACATCGTGATCATGGACCTGATCGCCAAGACCGGCGGCATGGACGCCGTGAAGGCGATCGACAACCTCGACCCCAAGGCGTTCGTCGGCAACGACGCCGCCGAGCGCTCCATCGAGGCGGTCTACGAGATCGTGGAGAAGGGCCTGCTGATGCCGGGCACCAACTCCCTGGAGCACACCGAGGCCCAGACCAAGTGGAACGAGTACAAGGCGGTCTTCATCCCGTCCGGCTCCTGGCTGGAGAACGAGCAGGCGAAGCAGACGCCCGCGGACTTCGAGATGACGTTCCTGCCGCTGCCGCTGCTCCCCGACTCCAAGATGAAGCTGCACGCCGTGCGCGTCGGCGCCGACGAGCCCTTCATCGTGCCGGCCAAGGCCAAGAACGTCCCCGGCGGCCTGGAGTTCCTGCGCCGGATGCTGTCGAAGGAAGGCGCCACGGACTTCGCCAAGAAGGCCAGTTCGCTCTCCGTGCTCGGCCCGGAGTACGTCGACAAGAGCGTCGAGCTGCGCCCCGGCATCAAGACCGCGCTCGCGGCCGTCGACAACTGCCCGGTCCCGGAGCGCTTCAACTTCCGCTATTCGGAGTGGTACGGCGAACTGGACGTCGAGATCCAGAACGCCACCGGTGAACTGATGGCCAAGCGCCTCACGCCGAAGAAGTGGCTGGAGCGCTGCCAGAAAGCGGTCGACAAGGAACGCGCGAAGGGCACCGACAAGAACAAGAGGAAGTAG
- a CDS encoding carbohydrate ABC transporter permease, whose product MTAPATQPPVTKAAVPGQRGGTRGGPGRRDGMEGKTLNAFSHGFLVLWAIMIVLPLFWILLGNFKTDSQIKSSAWTWPTEWTFDAFQRGWEKGVGDYLLNTLIVMVFSVPLTMLLGAMAAYVLARYEFFGNRFLYYFFVAGSMFPVFLALVPLYFMVDRLGMLNTYQGLILVYVAYSLPFTVFYLYSFFRTLPTAVHEAAVIDGASHTRVFFQIMVPMAKPGLISVGIFNVLGQWNQYILPLTLMQKQSGGDEDRSMLAQGLVSLMNQGNYETDLPALYAGMTISMIPVFVVYASFQRQVQSGLTVATLK is encoded by the coding sequence ATGACGGCTCCCGCGACGCAACCCCCCGTCACCAAGGCCGCCGTACCCGGGCAGCGCGGCGGCACGCGCGGCGGCCCCGGCCGCCGCGACGGGATGGAGGGCAAGACCCTCAACGCCTTCTCGCACGGCTTCCTGGTCCTGTGGGCGATCATGATCGTCCTGCCGCTCTTCTGGATCCTGCTCGGCAACTTCAAGACCGACTCGCAGATCAAGTCCAGCGCCTGGACCTGGCCCACCGAGTGGACCTTCGACGCCTTCCAGCGCGGCTGGGAGAAGGGCGTGGGCGACTATCTGCTCAACACCCTCATCGTGATGGTCTTCTCGGTCCCGCTCACGATGCTGCTCGGCGCCATGGCGGCCTACGTCCTGGCCCGCTACGAGTTCTTCGGCAACCGGTTCCTGTACTACTTCTTCGTGGCCGGGTCGATGTTCCCGGTGTTCCTCGCGCTCGTCCCGCTGTACTTCATGGTCGACCGCCTGGGCATGCTGAACACGTACCAGGGGCTGATCCTCGTGTACGTGGCGTACTCGCTGCCCTTCACCGTGTTCTACCTGTACTCGTTCTTCCGGACGCTGCCCACGGCCGTGCACGAGGCCGCGGTGATCGACGGGGCCTCGCACACCCGGGTCTTCTTCCAGATCATGGTGCCGATGGCGAAGCCCGGCCTGATCAGCGTCGGGATCTTCAACGTGCTCGGCCAGTGGAACCAGTACATCCTGCCCCTCACCCTCATGCAGAAGCAGAGCGGCGGCGACGAGGACCGCTCGATGCTCGCCCAGGGCCTGGTGAGCCTGATGAACCAGGGGAACTACGAGACCGACCTGCCCGCCCTGTACGCGGGCATGACGATCTCCATGATCCCGGTGTTCGTGGTCTACGCGTCCTTCCAGCGACAGGTCCAGTCGGGTCTCACCGTGGCCACCCTGAAGTGA
- a CDS encoding ROK family transcriptional regulator produces the protein METPGSQSSLHRANLERVVRAVRLAGSLTQAEIARTTGLSAATVSNIVRELKDGGTVEVTPTSAGGRRARSVSLSGDAGMVIGVDFGHTHLRVALGNLAHKVLAEQSEPLDVDASAAQGFDRAERLVGQLIEQAGVDRAKVAGVGVGVPGPIDVESGTLGSTSILPGWAGTKPAEELKDRLGVPVHVDNDANLGALGELVWGSGKGVKDLAYIKVASGVGAGLVISGRIYRGPGGTAGEIGHITLDESGPVCRCGNRGCLETFTAARYVLPLLQSSHGTDLTMERVVALAREGDPGCRRVIADVGRHIGSGVANLCNLLNPSRVVLGGALAEAGELVLGPIRESVGRYAIPSAARQLSVRPGALGSRAEVLGALALALSEMGDSTLLDGSVPTATPAFT, from the coding sequence ATGGAGACTCCGGGGTCGCAGTCGTCACTGCACCGAGCAAACCTCGAGCGGGTCGTGCGCGCGGTACGGCTCGCGGGATCGCTCACGCAGGCGGAGATCGCCAGGACGACGGGCCTGTCCGCCGCGACCGTGTCGAACATCGTCCGGGAGCTGAAGGACGGCGGCACCGTCGAGGTCACGCCCACGTCGGCGGGCGGCCGCCGGGCCCGCAGCGTCTCGCTCAGCGGCGACGCGGGCATGGTCATCGGCGTGGACTTCGGCCACACCCACCTGCGCGTGGCCCTCGGCAACCTGGCCCACAAGGTGCTCGCCGAGCAGTCCGAGCCCCTGGACGTGGACGCCTCCGCGGCCCAGGGCTTCGACCGGGCCGAGCGCCTGGTCGGCCAGCTGATCGAGCAGGCGGGCGTGGACCGGGCCAAGGTCGCGGGCGTCGGCGTCGGCGTGCCCGGGCCCATCGACGTGGAGTCCGGCACCCTCGGCTCCACCTCGATCCTGCCGGGCTGGGCGGGCACCAAGCCCGCCGAGGAACTCAAGGACCGCCTCGGCGTGCCCGTGCACGTGGACAACGACGCCAACCTGGGTGCCCTGGGCGAGCTGGTGTGGGGCAGCGGCAAGGGCGTCAAGGACCTCGCGTACATCAAGGTCGCCAGCGGCGTCGGCGCCGGGCTCGTGATCAGCGGGCGGATCTACCGCGGCCCCGGCGGCACGGCGGGCGAGATCGGGCACATCACCCTGGACGAGTCCGGGCCCGTCTGCCGCTGCGGCAACCGCGGCTGCCTGGAGACCTTCACCGCCGCGCGCTACGTGCTCCCGCTGCTCCAGTCCAGCCACGGCACCGATCTGACCATGGAGCGCGTCGTCGCCCTCGCCCGCGAGGGCGACCCGGGCTGCCGCCGGGTGATCGCCGACGTCGGGCGGCACATCGGCAGCGGCGTCGCGAACCTCTGCAACCTCCTGAACCCCAGCCGGGTGGTCCTCGGCGGCGCCCTCGCGGAGGCCGGCGAGCTGGTGCTCGGGCCGATCCGCGAGTCGGTCGGGCGGTACGCCATCCCGAGCGCGGCCCGTCAACTGTCCGTACGTCCCGGGGCACTTGGCTCGCGTGCGGAGGTGCTCGGCGCCCTCGCCCTCGCGCTCAGCGAGATGGGGGATTCGACGCTTTTGGACGGGTCGGTTCCGACCGCCACACCTGCCTTCACTTAG
- the dxs gene encoding 1-deoxy-D-xylulose-5-phosphate synthase: protein MPLLTRITGPRDLDRLSPEQLNQLATEIRGFLVDAVSKTGGHLGPNLGVVELTIALHRVFDSPRDKVLWDTGHQAYVHKLLTGRQDFEGLRGKGGLSGYPSRAESDHDVIENSHASTVLGWADGIAKANEVLKKDDHVVAVIGDGALTGGMAWEALNNIAAAKDRPLVIVVNDNERSYAPTIGGLANHLATLRTTDGYERFLARGKDLLERTPVVGKPLYETLHGAKKGLKDFIAPQGMFEDLGLKYVGPIDGHDIEALESALARAKRFNGPVIVHCITEKGRGYKPAEQDEADHFHGIGPIHPDTGLPIAAGGMDWTSVFGEEMVKLGHEREDIVAITAAMLQPVGLKKFAEEFPDRVYDVGIAEQHAAVSAAGLATGGLHPVFAVYATFLNRAFDQLLMDVALHKCGVTFVLDRAGVTGTDGASHNGMWDMSILQCVPTLRIAAPRDADQVRLQLREAVEVDDAPTVVRYSKGAVGPAVKAVARVGGMDVLRRPDAPRPDVLLVSVGALAPMCLEIADLLDKQGISTTVVDPRWVKPVDEAMAPLAEQHRVVVTVEDNSRAGGVGSAISQALRDAGVDVPLRDFGIPPRFLDHASRKEVMAEIGLTAPDIARQVTGLVAKLDGRVERGRTAVDSVEPVRD from the coding sequence GTGCCGCTGCTGACCCGCATCACGGGACCGCGCGATCTGGACCGGCTCAGCCCGGAGCAGCTGAACCAGCTGGCCACCGAGATCCGCGGCTTCCTCGTCGACGCAGTCTCCAAGACCGGCGGCCACCTCGGCCCCAACCTCGGTGTCGTCGAGCTGACCATCGCCCTGCACCGCGTCTTCGACTCGCCCAGGGACAAGGTCCTGTGGGACACCGGCCACCAGGCCTACGTCCACAAGCTGCTCACCGGCCGCCAGGACTTCGAAGGACTGCGCGGCAAGGGCGGCCTGTCCGGCTACCCCTCGCGCGCCGAGTCCGACCACGACGTGATCGAGAACAGCCACGCCTCCACCGTCCTCGGCTGGGCCGACGGCATCGCCAAGGCCAACGAGGTCCTCAAGAAGGACGACCACGTCGTCGCCGTCATCGGCGACGGCGCCCTCACCGGCGGCATGGCCTGGGAGGCGCTGAACAACATCGCCGCGGCCAAGGACCGCCCCCTGGTCATCGTCGTCAACGACAACGAGCGTTCCTACGCCCCCACCATCGGCGGTCTCGCCAACCATCTGGCGACCCTGCGCACCACCGACGGCTACGAGCGCTTCCTCGCCCGCGGCAAGGACCTCCTGGAGCGCACCCCCGTCGTCGGCAAGCCGCTGTACGAGACGCTGCACGGCGCCAAGAAGGGCCTGAAGGACTTCATCGCCCCCCAGGGCATGTTCGAGGACCTCGGCCTGAAGTACGTCGGCCCCATCGACGGCCACGACATCGAGGCCCTGGAGTCCGCGCTGGCCCGCGCCAAGCGCTTCAACGGCCCGGTCATCGTGCACTGCATCACCGAGAAGGGCCGCGGCTACAAGCCCGCCGAGCAGGACGAGGCCGACCACTTCCACGGCATCGGCCCCATCCACCCCGACACCGGCCTGCCCATCGCCGCCGGCGGCATGGACTGGACGTCCGTCTTCGGCGAGGAAATGGTCAAGCTCGGCCACGAGCGCGAGGACATCGTGGCGATCACCGCCGCCATGCTCCAGCCCGTCGGCCTGAAGAAGTTCGCCGAGGAGTTCCCCGACCGCGTCTACGACGTCGGCATCGCCGAGCAGCACGCGGCCGTGTCCGCCGCCGGGCTCGCCACCGGCGGGCTCCACCCCGTCTTCGCGGTGTACGCCACCTTCCTCAACCGCGCCTTCGACCAGCTCCTGATGGACGTGGCCCTGCACAAGTGCGGCGTCACCTTCGTCCTGGACCGCGCGGGCGTCACCGGCACGGACGGCGCGTCCCACAACGGCATGTGGGACATGTCGATCCTCCAGTGCGTGCCCACGCTGCGCATCGCCGCGCCGCGCGACGCCGACCAGGTCCGCCTCCAGCTGCGCGAGGCCGTCGAGGTCGACGACGCCCCGACCGTCGTGCGCTACTCCAAGGGCGCCGTCGGCCCGGCCGTCAAGGCCGTCGCCCGCGTCGGCGGCATGGACGTGCTGCGCCGCCCGGACGCGCCCCGGCCCGATGTGCTCCTCGTCTCCGTCGGGGCGCTCGCCCCGATGTGCCTGGAGATCGCGGACCTCCTCGACAAGCAGGGCATCTCCACGACCGTGGTCGACCCGCGCTGGGTCAAGCCGGTCGACGAGGCGATGGCGCCGCTCGCCGAGCAGCACCGGGTCGTCGTGACCGTCGAGGACAACTCCCGTGCCGGAGGCGTCGGTTCGGCGATCTCGCAGGCGCTGCGGGACGCGGGCGTGGACGTGCCGCTGCGCGACTTCGGCATTCCGCCGCGGTTCCTCGACCACGCCTCGCGCAAGGAGGTCATGGCCGAGATCGGGCTGACCGCGCCCGACATCGCCCGCCAGGTCACGGGGCTCGTCGCCAAGCTCGACGGGCGCGTCGAGCGCGGCCGGACGGCCGTGGACTCCGTCGAGCCCGTCCGCGACTGA
- a CDS encoding ATP-binding cassette domain-containing protein — protein MIHVSATPVLALRGVSKRFGAVQALTDVDLEIHTGEVVALVGDNGAGKSTLVKTISGVHPIDEGAIEWEGREVRVGRPHDAQNLGVATVYQDLALCDNLDVVANLFLGSELKSASVLDEIRMEKRARELLETLSIRIPSVRIPIAALSGGQRQVVAIARALVGDPKVVILDEPTAALGVEQTAQVLDLVERLRERGHGVILISHNMADVRAVADRVAVLRLGRNNGVFHVADTSPEEIIAAITGATDNAVTRRRARTATKEDAK, from the coding sequence ATGATTCACGTGTCCGCTACGCCCGTGCTGGCGTTGCGCGGGGTCTCCAAGCGGTTCGGCGCCGTCCAGGCGCTCACGGACGTAGACCTCGAGATCCACACCGGTGAGGTGGTCGCCCTCGTCGGCGACAACGGCGCCGGAAAGTCCACCCTCGTCAAGACCATCTCGGGCGTCCACCCCATCGACGAGGGCGCCATCGAGTGGGAGGGCCGCGAGGTCCGCGTCGGCCGCCCCCACGACGCCCAGAACCTCGGCGTCGCCACCGTCTACCAGGACCTCGCGCTCTGCGACAACCTCGACGTCGTCGCCAACCTGTTCCTCGGCAGCGAGCTGAAGAGCGCCTCCGTCCTCGACGAGATCAGGATGGAGAAGCGCGCCCGGGAGCTCCTGGAGACGCTGTCCATCCGCATCCCGAGCGTCCGCATCCCCATCGCCGCCCTCTCCGGCGGCCAGCGGCAGGTCGTCGCCATCGCCCGCGCCCTCGTCGGCGACCCCAAGGTGGTCATCCTCGACGAGCCCACCGCGGCCCTCGGCGTCGAGCAGACCGCGCAGGTCCTCGACCTCGTGGAGCGGCTGCGCGAGCGCGGCCACGGCGTCATCCTCATCAGCCACAACATGGCCGACGTGCGCGCCGTCGCCGACCGCGTCGCGGTCCTCAGGCTCGGCCGCAACAACGGCGTCTTCCACGTCGCCGACACCTCCCCCGAAGAGATCATCGCCGCCATCACCGGCGCCACGGACAACGCCGTGACCCGCCGCCGGGCGCGTACCGCCACGAAGGAGGACGCGAAGTGA
- a CDS encoding substrate-binding domain-containing protein encodes MNAWTRRVVIGTATLSMALGLAACGEAGGDDDKGSGGDGKTIGLLLPENKTTRYETFDRPIMESKIKSLCGDCEIKYNNAAQDIETQKKQFDALITQGVKVIILDSVDYKSTKGWIERADKEGVKVVAYDRLAEGPLSAYVSYDNEKIGRLQGGALVKALGAKAKSSNVVMINGSPTDPNAPFFKKGAHSVLDKNVKKVVYEQDIPDWSPDEANRKMATAIDKLGKDGFDGVYSANDGMAGGIITALKQRGIEVPVGGQDAELAGIQRLLSGEQDFTIYKQIKPEAETTAEIAVRLLKGKKIDDLIDRKVDSLSGDYKGIPAKLYDAQAITKDDVAGTIVKDKVYKASEICTKQFKAACDEAGIK; translated from the coding sequence ATGAATGCATGGACGCGCCGCGTCGTCATAGGCACCGCGACCCTTTCCATGGCCCTCGGCCTCGCCGCCTGCGGTGAGGCCGGAGGCGACGACGACAAGGGAAGCGGCGGCGACGGAAAGACCATTGGTCTGCTCCTTCCGGAGAACAAGACCACCCGCTACGAGACCTTCGACCGTCCGATCATGGAGTCGAAGATCAAGTCGCTCTGCGGCGACTGCGAGATCAAGTACAACAACGCCGCACAGGACATCGAGACCCAGAAGAAGCAATTCGACGCGCTCATTACGCAGGGCGTCAAGGTGATCATTCTCGACTCCGTGGACTACAAGTCCACGAAGGGCTGGATCGAGCGCGCCGACAAGGAGGGCGTCAAGGTCGTCGCGTACGACCGACTGGCCGAGGGCCCGCTGTCCGCGTACGTCAGCTACGACAACGAGAAGATCGGCCGCCTCCAGGGCGGCGCCCTGGTCAAGGCCCTCGGGGCCAAGGCCAAGAGCTCCAACGTCGTCATGATCAACGGCTCGCCGACCGACCCGAACGCCCCGTTCTTCAAGAAGGGCGCCCACTCGGTGCTCGACAAGAACGTGAAGAAGGTCGTCTACGAGCAGGACATCCCCGACTGGTCGCCCGACGAGGCCAACCGGAAGATGGCCACCGCCATCGACAAGCTCGGCAAGGACGGCTTCGACGGCGTCTACTCCGCCAACGACGGCATGGCCGGCGGCATCATCACCGCCCTCAAGCAGCGCGGCATCGAGGTCCCCGTCGGCGGCCAGGACGCCGAGCTCGCGGGCATCCAGCGGTTGCTGAGCGGCGAGCAGGACTTCACGATCTACAAGCAGATCAAGCCGGAGGCCGAGACCACCGCCGAGATCGCGGTCCGGCTGCTCAAGGGCAAGAAGATCGACGACCTCATCGACCGCAAGGTCGACTCCCTGAGCGGCGACTACAAGGGCATCCCCGCCAAGCTCTACGACGCCCAGGCCATCACCAAGGACGACGTGGCCGGCACGATCGTCAAGGACAAGGTCTACAAGGCGAGCGAGATCTGCACCAAGCAGTTCAAGGCCGCCTGCGACGAGGCCGGGATCAAGTAG
- a CDS encoding sugar ABC transporter permease yields MHRNKYPFIAGFLVLPVGLYLLLVIWPYIQTISYSFTDWSGASQKFSFVGFDNYKDLADDDVFLKALQHNALLLVLVPTLTILLSLFFAFMVNVGGRGGAGGVSGVKGSGFYRIVFFFPQVLSVAILAILFKAVYRGDDSGLINGSLQAVGLGDKNHPTEWLNDPDLVLWCIVFVMIWAGAGFYMVLFSAAMQSIPRDIYEAALLDGAGRIQTFFRVTLPLLWETIQTAWVFLAILSMDAFLLISTLTSQDFGGGPDHSSEVISTYLMRNFQTYSKSGYACAMGVVMLLLTLIVSIVTLRLSRRERIEY; encoded by the coding sequence ATGCATCGGAATAAGTACCCGTTCATCGCGGGATTCCTCGTCCTTCCCGTCGGGCTCTACCTGTTGCTGGTGATCTGGCCCTACATCCAGACCATCAGCTACTCGTTCACCGACTGGAGCGGCGCCTCCCAGAAATTCAGTTTCGTCGGGTTCGACAATTACAAGGACCTGGCCGACGACGACGTCTTCTTGAAGGCGCTCCAGCACAACGCCCTGCTCCTGGTCCTCGTGCCGACCCTGACCATCCTGCTCTCGCTGTTCTTCGCCTTCATGGTGAACGTCGGCGGGCGGGGCGGCGCGGGCGGCGTCTCGGGCGTGAAGGGGTCCGGCTTCTACCGGATCGTCTTCTTCTTCCCGCAGGTCCTGTCCGTCGCGATCCTCGCCATCCTCTTCAAGGCGGTGTACCGCGGCGACGACTCGGGCCTGATCAACGGCAGCCTCCAGGCCGTCGGGCTCGGCGACAAGAACCACCCGACGGAGTGGCTGAACGACCCCGACCTGGTCCTGTGGTGCATCGTCTTCGTGATGATCTGGGCCGGCGCGGGCTTCTACATGGTCCTGTTCTCCGCCGCCATGCAGTCCATCCCGAGGGACATCTACGAGGCCGCGCTCCTCGACGGCGCCGGGCGGATCCAGACCTTCTTCCGGGTGACGCTCCCGCTGCTCTGGGAGACCATCCAGACGGCCTGGGTGTTCCTCGCCATCCTCTCCATGGACGCGTTCCTGCTGATCTCCACGCTCACCTCCCAGGACTTCGGCGGCGGCCCCGACCACAGCAGCGAGGTCATCTCGACGTACCTGATGCGCAACTTCCAGACGTACAGCAAGAGCGGCTACGCCTGCGCCATGGGCGTCGTGATGCTGCTGCTCACCCTGATCGTGTCCATCGTCACGCTGCGGCTCAGCCGCCGCGAGCGCATCGAGTACTAG